A single region of the Glycine max cultivar Williams 82 chromosome 20, Glycine_max_v4.0, whole genome shotgun sequence genome encodes:
- the LOC100791990 gene encoding alpha-(1,4)-fucosyltransferase encodes MPVPSKPINTFTITIMLTFTFFLLFFSGFLHFPSASSSSFPPITRPTTTPPTAEPFSDLVAAFRKWDSQVGCARFKQKPNGVPLNHSKVASLQEVSDCGGLKLNHVSVLVKGWTWIPDNLDNLYSCSCGLSCLWTKSPVLADKPDALFFESSTPPLQRRVGEPLRVYMDLEAGRKRSGREDIYISYHAEDDVQSTYAGALFHNGRNYHVSNKKNRDILVYWSSSRCLPRRNELAKKLLSLLPHHSFGKCLNNVGGLDMALSLYPECANDANVTPKWWDHLHCAMSHYKFVLAIENTFTESYVTEKLFYALDSGAVPIYFGAPNVMDFVPPHSIIDGRKFNSLEELASHVKAVANDPVAYAEYHAWRRCGVLGNYGKTRAVSLDTLPCRLCEAVSRKGGRNAGS; translated from the exons ATGCCAGTGCCTTCCAAACCCATAAACACCTTCACCATCACAATCATGCTCACCTTCaccttcttcctcctcttcttctccgGTTTCCTCCACTTCCCCTCCGCTTCCTCCTCCTCTTTCCCTCCCATCACCCGCCCCACAACCACGCCGCCCACGGCGGAACCCTTCTCCGATCTGGTCGCGGCCTTCAGGAAATGGGATTCCCAAGTGGGCTGCGCTCGCTTCAAACAAAAACCAAATGGGGTGCCCCTTAACCACTCAAAGGTCGCGTCTTTGCAGGAAGTTAGCGATTGCGGGGGCTTGAAACTCAACCATGTTAGCGTTTTGGTCAAAGGGTGGACTTGGATTCCCGATAACTTGGATAACTTGTACTCCTGCTCATGTGGGTTGAGCTGCTTGTGGACCAAATCGCCCGTTCTCGCTGACAAGCCTGATGCGTTGTTCTTTGAATCTTCCACGCCTCCGCTTCAG aGGCGCGTGGGAGAACCTCTTCGTGTATATATGGATCTTGAAGCTGGCCGAAAGAGATCAGGTCGAGAGGACATATATATTAGTTATCATGCTGAGGATGACGTGCAGTCAACCTATGCTGGTGCGCTCTTTCACAATGGTCGAAACTACCATgtctccaataaaaaaaacaga GATATACTTGTTTATTGGTCTTCATCTCGGTGTCTTCCTCGAAGGAATGAACTTGCCAAGAAACTTCTCAGCTTACTGCCACATCATTCATTTGGCAAGTGCCTAAATAATGTTGGTGGTCTAGACATGGCTCTTTCTCTTTATCCTGAATGTGCCAATGACGCCAACGTTACACCAAAATGGTGGGATCATTTACATTGCGCCATGTCTCACTACAAGTTTGTTCTTGCAATTGAGAACACTTTTACTGAGAGCTACGTGACAGAGAAGTTATTCTATGCCTTAGACTCTGGTGCAGTTCCTATCTATTTTGGTGCACCAAATGTCATGGATTTTGTCCCTCCACATTCAATAATAGATGGTAGAAAATTCAACTCATTGGAAGAGTTGGCTTCGCACGTGAAGGCTGTAGCTAATGATCCAGTAGCCTATGCAGAATACCATGCATGGAGAAGGTGTGGTGTACTTGGTAACTATGGAAAAACTCGAGCTGTGAGCCTTGACACGTTGCCATGCCGATTATGTGAGGCTGTTAGCAGAAAAGGTGGAAGAAATGCGGGAAGCTAG
- the LOC100792514 gene encoding tRNA nucleotidyltransferase cca2 has protein sequence MKVALNIATRLLVVHPRPNLNSVRDFSSSQTPTFVLPLLHTHRPAKTLLRIATPSFRSCGCAPMSKLHIRDKIDLSDIERRIFDRLLATLRHFHLQTQLRVAGGWVRDKLLGKECYDIDIALDNMMGTEFVDKVREYLLSIGEDAQGVCVIESNPDQSKHLETARMRLFDIWIDFVNLRSEEYTENSRIPSKQRFGTAEEDAYRRDLTINSLFYNINTDSVEDFTKRGISDLKSGKIVTPLPPKATFLDDPLRVLRAIRFGARFEFTLDEDLKVAAACDDVKDALAAKISRERIGTEIDLMISGNQPIKAMTYICDLTLFWIVFSLPPEFEPAISDGCERLCVSYLDTAWNLIHLLGESTFTAEQKRLTLCAALFLPLRNVTYREKKAKKIPVVNHIIRESLKRKAKDAEMVLNLHQASYKFLSLIPCLASSEDVQVVDHDWLRDLVDVPVTSRVRVLTGFLLRELKDYWHVALLISTILHPIDIKDEPSQLSKRRDLFNTVENSITKLGLEKVWDIKQLINGKDVMNALQLKGGPLVKESLDKAMAWQLAHPSGTAEECIEWLREANSKRIKLQ, from the exons ATGAAAGTGGCTTTGAATATTGCCACAAGGCTTCTTGTGGTGCATCCCAGACCCAATTTGAATAGTGTGAGGGATTTTTCATCATCACAGACACCAACCTTTGTTCTTCCTCTTCTCCACACTCACCGTCCCGCCAAAACCCTCCTACGAATCGCGACGCCGTCGTTTCGAAGTTGCGGCTGCGCACCAATGTCCAAGCTCCATATTCGCGATAAAATCGACCTCTCCGACATCGAGAGAAGAATCTTCGACAGGCTTCTCGCCACTCTTCGCCACTTCCACCTCCAAACTCAGCTCCGAGTCGCCGGTGGCTGGGTCCGCGACAAG CTTCTGGGAAAAGAGTGCTATGACATTGATATCGCTCTCGACAATATGATGGGAACTGAGTTTGTGGATAAGGTTAGGGAGTACTTGTTGTCCATTGGCGAAGATGCACAGGGAGTTTGTGTTATCGAGAG cAATCCTGACCAGTCCAAACATTTGGAAACAGCCAGGATGCGTTTGTTTGATATATGGATTGATTTTGTTAACCTAAGGAGTGAAGAATACACTGAGAATAGCCGCATTCCTTCTAAG CAAAGATTTGGCACAGCAGAAGAGGATGCATATAGGAGGGATTTGACAATTAACAG CTTGTTCTACAATATCAACACTGACTCAGTTGAAGATTTCACTAAGCGAG GCATCTCAGATCTTAAGTCTGGAAAGATAGTGACACCTTTACCTCCAAAGGCCACATTTCTTGATGATCCGTTACGAGTTCTTCGAGCCATTAGATTTG gtGCTAGATTTGAATTTACTCTAGATGAAGATCTGAAAGTAGCTGCTGCATGTGATGATGTGAAAGATGCTCTAGCTGCTAAAATTAGCAGAGAGCGCATTGGAACCGAG ATTGATCTGATGATATCCGGAAATCAGCCTATCAAAGCTATGACTTATATTTGTGATTTGACACTATTTTGGATTGTATTCAGTCTTCCTCCTGAATTTGAACCCGCCATTTCAGATGGGTGTGAAAG GCTTTGCGTTTCTTACTTGGATACTGCATGGAACCTTATCCATTTACTTGGAGAGTCAACTTTTACT gCTGAACAAAAAAGGTTAACACTTTGTGCTGCTTTGTTTCTCCCTCTTAGAAATGTCACTTACAGAGAAAAGAAAGCTAAGAAG ATTCCTGTTGTTAATCATATTATCAGGGAATCTCTCAAGCGGAAAGCTAAGGATGCGGAAATG GTGCTTAATTTACACCAAGCGTcatataaatttttgtcattGATCCCTTGTCTTGCATCTAGTGAGGATGTCCAAGTTGTTGATCATGATTGGCTGAGAGACTTAGTTGATGTCCCTGTCACTTCTAGAGTCCGGGTACTAACAG ggtTTCTCTTAAGAGAGCTTAAAGATTATTGGCATGTTGCACTGTTGATATCCACTATACTACATCCCATTGACATTAAGGATGAACCCTCACAGTTGAGCAAACGAAGAGATCTGTTTAATACTGTGGAGAATTCTATAACCAAACTAG GCCTTGAGAAAGTATGGGACATAAAACAATTGATCAATGGCAAAGATGTTATGAATGCCCTACAACTTAAAGGAGGACCTCTTGTTAAGGAGTCG CTGGATAAAGCAATGGCTTGGCAACTTGCCCATCCATCTGGAACTGCAGAGGAATGCATTGAATGGTTGAGAGAAGCCAATTCTAAGCGTATTAAGTTGCAGTGA